In Gemmata obscuriglobus, a single genomic region encodes these proteins:
- a CDS encoding OB-fold protein — protein sequence MAKTCPSCGYSPIGSFTDNCPLCAEPVGSACGRRRSCGPDETGALSPTARRAIGGGFLVMFVLAGCYGLGIWGGNRTDRDVERQMAEVRAQIEADRKIRTLGVSATQLLQEFQTDPTAADQKYRRKYLEIDGVIERNGTDREDDTPFLVLHAGDDGARLRIECFFDMADEDEESQLKRLKKGDRVTVRGEYGGQVSNVHVRACTLAK from the coding sequence GTGGCCAAGACGTGTCCCAGTTGCGGGTACAGCCCCATCGGATCGTTTACCGACAACTGCCCGCTCTGCGCGGAGCCGGTCGGCTCGGCTTGTGGCCGGCGGCGCTCGTGCGGCCCCGACGAAACCGGCGCGCTGTCGCCCACGGCCCGCCGGGCCATCGGCGGCGGTTTCCTGGTGATGTTCGTACTTGCCGGGTGCTACGGACTGGGAATATGGGGCGGCAACCGCACTGACCGGGACGTCGAACGGCAGATGGCCGAGGTGCGGGCGCAAATCGAAGCCGACCGCAAAATCCGCACCCTCGGTGTTTCTGCCACGCAGCTCCTCCAAGAGTTCCAAACCGATCCGACCGCCGCGGACCAGAAGTACCGCCGCAAGTACCTCGAAATCGACGGCGTGATCGAGCGCAACGGCACCGACCGCGAGGACGACACCCCGTTCCTGGTGTTGCACGCCGGCGACGACGGCGCCAGGCTCCGGATCGAGTGCTTCTTCGACATGGCAGACGAGGACGAAGAGTCACAACTCAAGCGACTGAAAAAGGGCGACCGGGTGACCGTCCGCGGCGAGTACGGCGGGCAGGTCAGTAACGTGCACGTTCGGGCCTGCACGCTGGCAAAGTGA